Proteins from a single region of Funiculus sociatus GB2-C1:
- the dxr gene encoding 1-deoxy-D-xylulose-5-phosphate reductoisomerase, with protein MKAIALLGSTGSIGTQTLDIVAQYPDQFRIVGLAAGRNVEMLAAQIRQFRPSIAAICEEEKLSELKEAIKDVDPQPVLLAGQAGVIEVARYSDAQIVVTGIVGCAGLLPTIAAIEAGKDIALANKETLIAGGPVVLPLVEKYGVKLLPADSEHSAIFQCLQGVKMGGLRRILLTASGGAFRDLPVEKLATVKVADALKHPNWSMGKKITIDSATLMNKGLEVIEAHFLFGMDYDHIDIVLHPQSIIHSLIELQDTSVLAQLGWPDMRLPLLYALSWPERIHTDWQQLDLVKAGNLTFKEPDHQKYPCMQLAYTAGRAGGSMPAVLNAANEQAVALFLDEKIEFLDIPRCIEYVCNRHQSDNRPNPSLDDIVTADEWARQEVLAARDKIGRDRLLFLS; from the coding sequence ATGAAAGCGATCGCTCTCCTTGGCTCTACCGGATCAATTGGAACTCAGACGCTAGATATCGTGGCTCAGTACCCTGACCAGTTTCGGATTGTAGGGTTAGCAGCTGGACGCAACGTAGAAATGCTTGCCGCACAAATACGACAGTTTCGCCCAAGCATAGCAGCCATCTGCGAAGAAGAGAAATTGTCAGAATTGAAAGAGGCGATAAAAGACGTTGACCCCCAGCCCGTCCTACTTGCGGGCCAAGCCGGGGTGATTGAAGTTGCCCGTTACAGCGATGCCCAAATCGTAGTCACTGGTATTGTCGGCTGTGCAGGTCTATTGCCAACCATCGCCGCAATTGAAGCTGGAAAAGACATTGCTCTGGCGAATAAAGAAACTCTAATTGCTGGGGGGCCAGTTGTGCTGCCTTTGGTGGAGAAATATGGCGTTAAGTTGCTGCCAGCTGACTCAGAACATTCTGCCATCTTTCAGTGCCTTCAAGGGGTTAAGATGGGCGGCTTGCGGCGAATTTTGCTCACGGCTTCAGGAGGTGCTTTCCGCGATTTGCCTGTAGAAAAATTAGCAACAGTTAAAGTTGCAGATGCTCTAAAGCATCCTAATTGGTCAATGGGTAAAAAAATTACTATAGACTCCGCCACGTTGATGAATAAAGGACTAGAAGTAATTGAGGCTCATTTCCTATTTGGCATGGATTACGACCATATTGATATTGTCCTTCATCCCCAAAGTATTATTCACTCATTAATTGAGTTGCAAGATACTTCAGTTTTAGCTCAGTTGGGTTGGCCTGATATGCGTTTACCCCTGCTTTATGCGTTGTCATGGCCGGAACGAATTCATACAGATTGGCAACAGTTAGATTTAGTAAAAGCTGGAAATTTAACCTTCAAAGAACCAGATCATCAAAAGTATCCCTGTATGCAACTTGCCTATACAGCGGGAAGAGCTGGTGGTTCAATGCCTGCTGTTTTGAATGCGGCAAATGAACAGGCGGTAGCGCTATTTTTGGATGAAAAAATCGAATTTTTGGATATTCCGCGTTGTATTGAATATGTATGCAATCGCCATCAATCCGACAATCGACCTAACCCTTCTCTTGATGACATCGTAACAGCCGATGAATGGGCAAGGCAGGAAGTTTTAGCGGCAAGAGATAAGATTGGGCGCGATCGCCTTCTCTTCCTTAGCTAA